The following proteins are encoded in a genomic region of Drosophila bipectinata strain 14024-0381.07 chromosome XL, DbipHiC1v2, whole genome shotgun sequence:
- the raskol gene encoding ras GTPase-activating protein raskol isoform X6 produces MGRRAYLSRASSISYPSRIEGWLDVCETEGELTRLIKTLPWGPLYCVLQQDDQTFTAYCSEEISLGDVCYEDIPRIRLDRVRRPAKALWDGPPTLAEENEDSDSCIGSGSGGMSGINDIVLNTTLYNELDTSYEKACRRGSAPTTPILGSKQHQTEHNATSRFTNFFSKKSNPLKRTKSVTKLERTKRGSGGLRGSRSHESLLSSHAVMSTIDLSCTGAVGVAPVHQSVLGRRHCFQVRGGPRGERYYSCGSRQERDLWIYSLRKSIAPNAEHTRRTDNSLKMWVYEAKNLPPKKRYFCELQLDKTLYGRTSVKLQTDLLFWGEHFDFPDIPEINVITVNVFREVDKKKKRDKYQFVGSVKIPVHEVTSRLPCEHWYPILSEKAGDSLGRQSGGGGGSSKEKEQVPTLRIKCRFQSTDILPINIYANFLAYLKENYKKVCETLEPVIGVKAKEDIGQALVLLMHAQGLAGAFLTDVVALDLLRVGDQRLTFRGNSLATKSMEAFLKLTGEQYLQDTLSTPICELIQSERDCEVDPTKATGSSAGSLQRQQAALRSAVRGAWQCIFESHKHFPAQLRNCFATFRERLQQLGRQDMADNLISASIFLRFLCPAILSPSLFNITSELPSARATRNLTLVAKTLQTLANFTRFQGKENFMEFLNDFLEQEAGRMQQFLEIISTRPEHPAPDSILDWAGYIDQGKQLSILHSLLSESLAKLPEARQHELDPLQHILDEITRAKEQGNLGMALPGGYLPATSSTHSIASENQENRNPGGVGSNSGSVPVAGSSNPEQLMQQQSQLAQPQHAIVSKPLSAERGIMRGVLTPNSLEKNIFRYNDPTVFGLLQQEQMQQQQQQQMQMQQIHQQHFNSLLSNSQTSIAGNQFISSPVGGGGGGGGGGGGLQHAQSQTSMASSSLNGSSSNLLHHHAQQLHPGHHCPPAPQTSASSTMERMDRLNYPMYGNNGNDYEATSTPSSTRSRTLPRNANNMANTTTTTNNNNNNNNNQSGSYDDMHGEFQIQISGLDTSSAFVCKSPTPMMKSMGAAGGQGGGGRHKLNLGIPDHSGGHYARGNSLNPNSNMPKNLEDLDDLFKYAEEHDVAEQSAMAGHHHQLHPMSQSHLLKPQNGSNPGKEQLSAKSSHCSSGYQSISTNPSPSQSSSPVESQLKAAMGHIAPLAFKNPSYQLQPNQSSTGSTGRGNGGGGGGGGGVVSGGNREQFSSQRLKPLGGGLVAARAAFLNSGGTLDAATLTPSSSDEQLSADNYYTYAAAAAAGAGMSASKLEAQRSLSGGSSSSTSASTSNLGKASAAYGRLNGALKREDVYGSGYGGSSGNLGYGMATPGGGVQHPHQRDREREREREREREREREQELKQFGGNGGGSGAGNSAAQRRLSLDSARTLSDSSTDTEGHCNQLQEGKRRRHLRSSGGSNGGGSGGVPGQDQAGLSKGYDQNGEIQLLQQTLDTLRHTLDRDEAELRDSSDELFGLQRPAGQNGSNGANNLSLQSESTMRSIIDRLITMEEELRREQLKMSLALSHKQRVIEEQGQQIAALDAANSRLLSALTALRQRYETQQQAQQQQQTQQQQQHQAPPKK; encoded by the exons ATACTTCCTACGAGAAGGCTTGCCGCCGCGGATCCGCACCCACAACGCCCATCCTGGGCAGCAAACAGCATCAGACGGAGCACAATGCTACCTCCAGGTTCACAAATTTCTTTTCCAAAAA GTCTAATCCCCTGAAGCGGACCAAGTCGGTGACCAAACTGGAGCGCACCAAGCGCGGCTCTGGCGGCCTGAGGGGCTCCCGTTCCCACGAGAGTCTGCTGTCCAGCCATGCCGTCATGTCCACCATTG ATCTCTCGTGCACGGGAgcggtgggcgtggcaccggtGCATCAGTCGGTGCTGGGACGCAGGCACTGCTTCCAGGTGCGCGGCGGGCCGCGGGGCGAGCGGTACTACTCGTGCGGATCGCGCCAGGAGCGCGACCTGTGGATCTACTCGCTGCGCAAGTCGATAGCCCCCAACGCCGAGCACACCCGGCGCACCGACAACTCCCTCAAGATGTGGGTCTACGAGGCCAAGAACCTGCCGCCCAAGAAGCGCTACTTCTGCGAGCTCCAGCTCGACAAGACCCTCTACGGCCGGACCTCCGTCAAGCTGCAAACGGACCTGCTCTTCTGGGGCGAGCACTTCGACTTCCCGGACATCCCCGAGATCAATGTCATCACCGTGAACGTGTTCCGTGAGGTggacaagaagaagaagcgcgACAAGTACCAGTTCGTCGGCTCCGTGAAGATCCCAGTGCATGAGGTGACCTCGAGGCTGCCCTGCGAGCACTGGTATCCGATACTGAGCGAGAAGGCCGGCGACAGCCTGGGACGGCAGTCGGGCGGCGGGGGCGGCAGCTCCAAGGAGAAGGAGCAGGTGCCGACGCTGCGGATCAAGTGCCGCTTCCAGAGCACCGACATCCTGCCCATCAACATCTACGCCAACTTCCTGGCCTACCTCAAGGAGAACTACAAGAAGGTGTGCGAGACCCTGGAGCCGGTCATCGGCGTCAAGGCCAAGGAGGACATTGGCCAGGCCCTCGTCCTGCTAATGCACGCCCAGGGCTTGGCCGGCGCCTTTCTCACCGACGTGGTGGCCCTCGACCTGCTCCGTGTCGGCGACCAGCGACTGACCTTCCGCGGCAACTCGCTGGCCACCAAGAGCATGGAGGCCTTCCTCAAGCTGACCGGCGAGCAGTATCTCCAGGACACGCTCTCGACCCCCATCTGTGAGCTGATCCAGTCGGAGCGCGACTGCGAGGTGGACCCCACCAAGGCCACCGGCTCCTCGGCCGGATCGCTGCAGCGCCAGCAGGCCGCTCTGCGCAGTGCAGTgcggggggcgtggcagtgcATCTTCGAGTCGCACAAGCACTTCCCCGCCCAGCTGCGCAACTGCTTCGCCACGTTCCGGGAACGGCTGCAGCAGCTGGGGCGCCAGGACATGGCCGACAACCTGATCTCGGCCAGCATCTTCCTGCGCTTCCTGTGCCCCGCGATCCTGTCGCCGTCGCTCTTCAACATCACCAGCGAACTGCCGTCGGCGCGGGCCACCCGCAACCTGACCCTGGTGGCCAAGACCCTGCAGACCCTGGCCAACTTTACGCGGTTCCAGGGCAAGGAGAACTTCATGGAGTTCCTCAACGACTTCCTCGAGCAGGAGGCGGGACGCATGCAGCAGTTTCTGGAGATCATCTCCACCCGGCCGGAGCACCCTGCCCCCGATTCGATACTCGACTGGGCGGGCTACATCGACCAGGGTAAGCAGCTGTCCATCCTGCACAGCCTGCTGAGCGAGAGCCTGGCCAAGCTGCCGGAGGCCAGGCAGCACGAGCTGGACCCCCTGCAGCACATTCTCGACGAGATCACGCGCGCCAAGGAGCAGGGCAACCTGGGCATGGCTCTGCCGGGCGGCTACCTGCCAGCCACATCGTCCACCCACTCGATAGCCAGTGAGAACCAGGAGAACCGCAATCCGGGCGGCGTTGGCTCCAATTCCGGATCGGTTCCAGTGGCGGGCTCCTCCAATCCGGAGCAGCTGATGCAACAGCAGAGCCAGCTGGCGCAGCCGCAGCATGCGATCGTGAGCAAGCCACTGTCGGCGGAGAGGGGCATCATGAGGGGCGTCCTCACGCCGAACTCCCTGGAGAAGAACATATTCCGGTACAATGATCCCACCGTGTTTGGCCTGCTGCAGCAGGAGcagatgcagcagcagcagcagcagcagatgcagATGCAACAGATCCACCAGCAACACTTCAACTCGCTCCTGTCCAACTCGCAGACCTCCATTGCCGGCAACCAGTTCATCAGCTCACCCGtcggcggcggcggaggaggaggaggtggcggAGGTGGCCTGCAGCACGCCCAGTCCCAGACATCGATGGCGTCGTCATCCCtcaacggcagcagcagcaacctgTTGCATCACCACGCCCAGCAGCTGCATCCGGGCCATCACTGCCCGCCGGCGCCCCAGACCAGCGCCTCCAGCACCATGGAGCGCATGGATCGCCTCAACTATCCCATGTACGGCAACAATGGCAACGACTACGAGGCTACTAGTACTCCATCCAGTACCCGATCCAGGACACTGCCAAGGAATGCCAACAACATGgccaacaccaccaccactaccaacaacaacaacaacaataacaacaaccaGAGTGGCAGCTACGACGACATGCATGGGGAGTTCCAGATCCAGATCTCTGGCCTGGACACGAGCAGTGCCTTCGTCTGCAAGTCCCCCACCCCGATGATGAAGTCTATGGGGGCGGCCGGTGGCCAGGGGGGCGGGGGAAGGCATAAGCTTAACCTGGGCATTCCCGATCATTCCGGGGGTCACTATGCCCGCGGCAACAGCCTGAATCCCAACTCGAATATGCCCAAGAATCTGGAGGACCTGGACGATCTGTTCAAGTACGCCGAGGAGCACGACGTGGCGGAACAGTCGGCCATGGCcggccaccaccaccagctgcATCCCATGAGCCAGAGCCACCTGCTGAAGCCCCAGAACGGCAGTAATCCCGGCAAGGAGCAGCTGTCCGCGAAGAGCAGCCACTGCAGCTCCGGCTACCAGAGCATCTCCACCAATCCGTCGCCCTCGCAGTCCTCCAGTCCCGTGGAGAGCCAGCTGAAGGCAGCGATGGGTCACATTGCGCCGCTGGCCTTCAAGAATCCCTCTTACCAGCTGCAGCCCAACCAGAGCTCGACAGGATCGACGGGAAGAGGCAAcggaggaggaggcggtggcggtggtgggGTAGTCTCTGGCGGCAATCGGGAGCAGTTCTCTAGCCAGCGCTTGAAGCCCCTGGGCGGAGGTCTGGTGGCGGCCCGGGCTGCCTTCTTAAACAGCGGCGGTACCCTGGACGCGGCCACCCTGACGCCCAGCTCCTCGGACGAGCAACTCTCGGCGGACAACTACTACACCTAtgcggcggcagcggcagccgGTGCTGGCATGTCCGCCTCCAAGCTGGAAGCTCAGCGATCTCTgagcggcggcagcagctcCTCCACCTCCGCTTCCACCTCGAATCTGGGCAAGGCCTCGGCAGCCTACGGGCGCCTGAACGGAGCCCTCAAGCGGGAGGATGTCTACGGCAGTGGCTACGGCGGGAGCAGCGGAAATCTGGGCTACGGAATGGCCACGCCCGGGGGCGGTGTCCAGCACCCGCATCAGCGGGACAGAGAGCGCGAGAGGGAGAGAGAAAGGGAGCGCGAACGAGAGCGGGAGCAGGAACTGAAGCAGTTTGGAGGCAACGGAGGAGGCAGTGGTGCCGGCAACTCGGCGGCCCAGCGGCGTCTTAGCCTGGACTCGGCACGCACGCTCTCGGACAGTAGCACGGATACAGAGG GACACTGCAACCAACTGCAGGAGGGAAAACGACGTCGCCACCTGcgcagcagcggcggcagcaACGGGGGCGGAAGTGGCGGCGTTCCGGGCCAGGATCAGGCCGGCCTCAGCAAGGGCTATGACCAAAACGGAGAGATCCAGCTGCTGCAGCAGACGCTGGACACGCTCCGGCACACCCTCGACCGGGACGAGGCCGAGCTGCGTGACTCCAGTGACGAGCTGTTCGGCTTGCAGCGCCCGGCCGGACAAAATGGCTCCAACGGAGCCAACAACCTGAGCCTACAGTCCGAGTCCACCATGCGCAGCATTATCGACAG ACTCATCACCATGGAGGAGGAACTGCGTCGCGAGCAGCTCAAGATGTCGCTGGCACTGTCCCACAAGCAGCGGGTGATCGAGGAGCAGGGCCAGCAGATAGCGGCACTGGACGCGGCCAACAGCCGGCTGTTAAGCGCCCTGACCGCCCTGCGGCAGCGCTACGAGACCCAGCAAcaggcccagcagcagcaacagacccagcagcagcagcagcaccaagCACCACCAAAGAAATAG
- the raskol gene encoding ras GTPase-activating protein raskol isoform X5, producing MGRRAYLSRASSISYPSRIEGWLDVCETEGELTRLIKTLPWGPLYCVLQQDDQTFTAYCSEEISIFPATPKKELGDVCYEDIPRIRLDRVRRPAKALWDGPPTLAEENEDSDSCIGSGSGGMSGINDIVLNTTLYNELDTSYEKACRRGSAPTTPILGSKQHQTEHNATSRFTNFFSKKSNPLKRTKSVTKLERTKRGSGGLRGSRSHESLLSSHAVMSTIDLSCTGAVGVAPVHQSVLGRRHCFQVRGGPRGERYYSCGSRQERDLWIYSLRKSIAPNAEHTRRTDNSLKMWVYEAKNLPPKKRYFCELQLDKTLYGRTSVKLQTDLLFWGEHFDFPDIPEINVITVNVFREVDKKKKRDKYQFVGSVKIPVHEVTSRLPCEHWYPILSEKAGDSLGRQSGGGGGSSKEKEQVPTLRIKCRFQSTDILPINIYANFLAYLKENYKKVCETLEPVIGVKAKEDIGQALVLLMHAQGLAGAFLTDVVALDLLRVGDQRLTFRGNSLATKSMEAFLKLTGEQYLQDTLSTPICELIQSERDCEVDPTKATGSSAGSLQRQQAALRSAVRGAWQCIFESHKHFPAQLRNCFATFRERLQQLGRQDMADNLISASIFLRFLCPAILSPSLFNITSELPSARATRNLTLVAKTLQTLANFTRFQGKENFMEFLNDFLEQEAGRMQQFLEIISTRPEHPAPDSILDWAGYIDQGKQLSILHSLLSESLAKLPEARQHELDPLQHILDEITRAKEQGNLGMALPGGYLPATSSTHSIASENQENRNPGGVGSNSGSVPVAGSSNPEQLMQQQSQLAQPQHAIVSKPLSAERGIMRGVLTPNSLEKNIFRYNDPTVFGLLQQEQMQQQQQQQMQMQQIHQQHFNSLLSNSQTSIAGNQFISSPVGGGGGGGGGGGGLQHAQSQTSMASSSLNGSSSNLLHHHAQQLHPGHHCPPAPQTSASSTMERMDRLNYPMYGNNGNDYEATSTPSSTRSRTLPRNANNMANTTTTTNNNNNNNNNQSGSYDDMHGEFQIQISGLDTSSAFVCKSPTPMMKSMGAAGGQGGGGRHKLNLGIPDHSGGHYARGNSLNPNSNMPKNLEDLDDLFKYAEEHDVAEQSAMAGHHHQLHPMSQSHLLKPQNGSNPGKEQLSAKSSHCSSGYQSISTNPSPSQSSSPVESQLKAAMGHIAPLAFKNPSYQLQPNQSSTGSTGRGNGGGGGGGGGVVSGGNREQFSSQRLKPLGGGLVAARAAFLNSGGTLDAATLTPSSSDEQLSADNYYTYAAAAAAGAGMSASKLEAQRSLSGGSSSSTSASTSNLGKASAAYGRLNGALKREDVYGSGYGGSSGNLGYGMATPGGGVQHPHQRDREREREREREREREREQELKQFGGNGGGSGAGNSAAQRRLSLDSARTLSDSSTDTEGHCNQLQEGKRRRHLRSSGGSNGGGSGGVPGQDQAGLSKGYDQNGEIQLLQQTLDTLRHTLDRDEAELRDSSDELFGLQRPAGQNGSNGANNLSLQSESTMRSIIDRLITMEEELRREQLKMSLALSHKQRVIEEQGQQIAALDAANSRLLSALTALRQRYETQQQAQQQQQTQQQQQHQAPPKK from the exons ATACTTCCTACGAGAAGGCTTGCCGCCGCGGATCCGCACCCACAACGCCCATCCTGGGCAGCAAACAGCATCAGACGGAGCACAATGCTACCTCCAGGTTCACAAATTTCTTTTCCAAAAA GTCTAATCCCCTGAAGCGGACCAAGTCGGTGACCAAACTGGAGCGCACCAAGCGCGGCTCTGGCGGCCTGAGGGGCTCCCGTTCCCACGAGAGTCTGCTGTCCAGCCATGCCGTCATGTCCACCATTG ATCTCTCGTGCACGGGAgcggtgggcgtggcaccggtGCATCAGTCGGTGCTGGGACGCAGGCACTGCTTCCAGGTGCGCGGCGGGCCGCGGGGCGAGCGGTACTACTCGTGCGGATCGCGCCAGGAGCGCGACCTGTGGATCTACTCGCTGCGCAAGTCGATAGCCCCCAACGCCGAGCACACCCGGCGCACCGACAACTCCCTCAAGATGTGGGTCTACGAGGCCAAGAACCTGCCGCCCAAGAAGCGCTACTTCTGCGAGCTCCAGCTCGACAAGACCCTCTACGGCCGGACCTCCGTCAAGCTGCAAACGGACCTGCTCTTCTGGGGCGAGCACTTCGACTTCCCGGACATCCCCGAGATCAATGTCATCACCGTGAACGTGTTCCGTGAGGTggacaagaagaagaagcgcgACAAGTACCAGTTCGTCGGCTCCGTGAAGATCCCAGTGCATGAGGTGACCTCGAGGCTGCCCTGCGAGCACTGGTATCCGATACTGAGCGAGAAGGCCGGCGACAGCCTGGGACGGCAGTCGGGCGGCGGGGGCGGCAGCTCCAAGGAGAAGGAGCAGGTGCCGACGCTGCGGATCAAGTGCCGCTTCCAGAGCACCGACATCCTGCCCATCAACATCTACGCCAACTTCCTGGCCTACCTCAAGGAGAACTACAAGAAGGTGTGCGAGACCCTGGAGCCGGTCATCGGCGTCAAGGCCAAGGAGGACATTGGCCAGGCCCTCGTCCTGCTAATGCACGCCCAGGGCTTGGCCGGCGCCTTTCTCACCGACGTGGTGGCCCTCGACCTGCTCCGTGTCGGCGACCAGCGACTGACCTTCCGCGGCAACTCGCTGGCCACCAAGAGCATGGAGGCCTTCCTCAAGCTGACCGGCGAGCAGTATCTCCAGGACACGCTCTCGACCCCCATCTGTGAGCTGATCCAGTCGGAGCGCGACTGCGAGGTGGACCCCACCAAGGCCACCGGCTCCTCGGCCGGATCGCTGCAGCGCCAGCAGGCCGCTCTGCGCAGTGCAGTgcggggggcgtggcagtgcATCTTCGAGTCGCACAAGCACTTCCCCGCCCAGCTGCGCAACTGCTTCGCCACGTTCCGGGAACGGCTGCAGCAGCTGGGGCGCCAGGACATGGCCGACAACCTGATCTCGGCCAGCATCTTCCTGCGCTTCCTGTGCCCCGCGATCCTGTCGCCGTCGCTCTTCAACATCACCAGCGAACTGCCGTCGGCGCGGGCCACCCGCAACCTGACCCTGGTGGCCAAGACCCTGCAGACCCTGGCCAACTTTACGCGGTTCCAGGGCAAGGAGAACTTCATGGAGTTCCTCAACGACTTCCTCGAGCAGGAGGCGGGACGCATGCAGCAGTTTCTGGAGATCATCTCCACCCGGCCGGAGCACCCTGCCCCCGATTCGATACTCGACTGGGCGGGCTACATCGACCAGGGTAAGCAGCTGTCCATCCTGCACAGCCTGCTGAGCGAGAGCCTGGCCAAGCTGCCGGAGGCCAGGCAGCACGAGCTGGACCCCCTGCAGCACATTCTCGACGAGATCACGCGCGCCAAGGAGCAGGGCAACCTGGGCATGGCTCTGCCGGGCGGCTACCTGCCAGCCACATCGTCCACCCACTCGATAGCCAGTGAGAACCAGGAGAACCGCAATCCGGGCGGCGTTGGCTCCAATTCCGGATCGGTTCCAGTGGCGGGCTCCTCCAATCCGGAGCAGCTGATGCAACAGCAGAGCCAGCTGGCGCAGCCGCAGCATGCGATCGTGAGCAAGCCACTGTCGGCGGAGAGGGGCATCATGAGGGGCGTCCTCACGCCGAACTCCCTGGAGAAGAACATATTCCGGTACAATGATCCCACCGTGTTTGGCCTGCTGCAGCAGGAGcagatgcagcagcagcagcagcagcagatgcagATGCAACAGATCCACCAGCAACACTTCAACTCGCTCCTGTCCAACTCGCAGACCTCCATTGCCGGCAACCAGTTCATCAGCTCACCCGtcggcggcggcggaggaggaggaggtggcggAGGTGGCCTGCAGCACGCCCAGTCCCAGACATCGATGGCGTCGTCATCCCtcaacggcagcagcagcaacctgTTGCATCACCACGCCCAGCAGCTGCATCCGGGCCATCACTGCCCGCCGGCGCCCCAGACCAGCGCCTCCAGCACCATGGAGCGCATGGATCGCCTCAACTATCCCATGTACGGCAACAATGGCAACGACTACGAGGCTACTAGTACTCCATCCAGTACCCGATCCAGGACACTGCCAAGGAATGCCAACAACATGgccaacaccaccaccactaccaacaacaacaacaacaataacaacaaccaGAGTGGCAGCTACGACGACATGCATGGGGAGTTCCAGATCCAGATCTCTGGCCTGGACACGAGCAGTGCCTTCGTCTGCAAGTCCCCCACCCCGATGATGAAGTCTATGGGGGCGGCCGGTGGCCAGGGGGGCGGGGGAAGGCATAAGCTTAACCTGGGCATTCCCGATCATTCCGGGGGTCACTATGCCCGCGGCAACAGCCTGAATCCCAACTCGAATATGCCCAAGAATCTGGAGGACCTGGACGATCTGTTCAAGTACGCCGAGGAGCACGACGTGGCGGAACAGTCGGCCATGGCcggccaccaccaccagctgcATCCCATGAGCCAGAGCCACCTGCTGAAGCCCCAGAACGGCAGTAATCCCGGCAAGGAGCAGCTGTCCGCGAAGAGCAGCCACTGCAGCTCCGGCTACCAGAGCATCTCCACCAATCCGTCGCCCTCGCAGTCCTCCAGTCCCGTGGAGAGCCAGCTGAAGGCAGCGATGGGTCACATTGCGCCGCTGGCCTTCAAGAATCCCTCTTACCAGCTGCAGCCCAACCAGAGCTCGACAGGATCGACGGGAAGAGGCAAcggaggaggaggcggtggcggtggtgggGTAGTCTCTGGCGGCAATCGGGAGCAGTTCTCTAGCCAGCGCTTGAAGCCCCTGGGCGGAGGTCTGGTGGCGGCCCGGGCTGCCTTCTTAAACAGCGGCGGTACCCTGGACGCGGCCACCCTGACGCCCAGCTCCTCGGACGAGCAACTCTCGGCGGACAACTACTACACCTAtgcggcggcagcggcagccgGTGCTGGCATGTCCGCCTCCAAGCTGGAAGCTCAGCGATCTCTgagcggcggcagcagctcCTCCACCTCCGCTTCCACCTCGAATCTGGGCAAGGCCTCGGCAGCCTACGGGCGCCTGAACGGAGCCCTCAAGCGGGAGGATGTCTACGGCAGTGGCTACGGCGGGAGCAGCGGAAATCTGGGCTACGGAATGGCCACGCCCGGGGGCGGTGTCCAGCACCCGCATCAGCGGGACAGAGAGCGCGAGAGGGAGAGAGAAAGGGAGCGCGAACGAGAGCGGGAGCAGGAACTGAAGCAGTTTGGAGGCAACGGAGGAGGCAGTGGTGCCGGCAACTCGGCGGCCCAGCGGCGTCTTAGCCTGGACTCGGCACGCACGCTCTCGGACAGTAGCACGGATACAGAGG GACACTGCAACCAACTGCAGGAGGGAAAACGACGTCGCCACCTGcgcagcagcggcggcagcaACGGGGGCGGAAGTGGCGGCGTTCCGGGCCAGGATCAGGCCGGCCTCAGCAAGGGCTATGACCAAAACGGAGAGATCCAGCTGCTGCAGCAGACGCTGGACACGCTCCGGCACACCCTCGACCGGGACGAGGCCGAGCTGCGTGACTCCAGTGACGAGCTGTTCGGCTTGCAGCGCCCGGCCGGACAAAATGGCTCCAACGGAGCCAACAACCTGAGCCTACAGTCCGAGTCCACCATGCGCAGCATTATCGACAG ACTCATCACCATGGAGGAGGAACTGCGTCGCGAGCAGCTCAAGATGTCGCTGGCACTGTCCCACAAGCAGCGGGTGATCGAGGAGCAGGGCCAGCAGATAGCGGCACTGGACGCGGCCAACAGCCGGCTGTTAAGCGCCCTGACCGCCCTGCGGCAGCGCTACGAGACCCAGCAAcaggcccagcagcagcaacagacccagcagcagcagcagcaccaagCACCACCAAAGAAATAG